AGAAAAGGTTCAAGCGCGAGTGGAAGCTGAAAAACAAAATAAAAAATAAAGTAAAACTGCCAAGTTCTATACGAAACTTGACAGTTTTTTCATGTCTAATTTTCTTCAGTTGAAGAATCTTCACTATAAAAGTTTACATTGCTGTGCGTGCCCTTTTTAGAAAAGTTTTCAATCAATTCTTTGACATCCAACCCTGTTGTTTCTTTCAATGTTTCTTGCGTTCCCGCTAATAAATTCGTTGCATAGTTTGTAATACGGTTGGCTCCGGCATTTTCACCGCCGCCACCAGTATCAACAACAGAGATTTTATCGATGTTGCTAAGAGGTTGTGCCGCTTCTTTCATTAATTGAGGCAGCATTTCCATCACCATGCTCAATACAGCAGCTTCGCCATATTCTTTAAAGGCATCCGCAATTTTTTGTTTTGCTTCCGCTTCGGCAGCCCCACGAGCCAAAATAGATTCTGCTTCGGCTTGCCCTGCAAGACGTGTTTGATTTGCTTCTGCCTCGGCTAACGCTTCTACACGGAAACGCTCTGCTTCGGCTTCAGCTACTTCACGCGCTTTTTGAGCTAAGGCTTCCTGCTCTTTTGCATAACGATCCGCATCTGCTTTTTTCTTCACTTCTGAGTCGTATTGTTTCTCACGACGAATGATTTCTTTTTCTTCCAGCTCGATTTGTTTTTGACGCTCGATGACTTTGATCTCCATCTCTTGCGCCACAACTTCTTGTTGTGCTTTCGCTGTTTCTAAGTTATAAGCCTGATCGGCTTTTGCTTTAGCGATATCTTGGGCTTCTTTATAGGTTGCCAGTTTTAATTCTTTTTCTTTTGATGCTTCGGCAATTTCTGTTTGTCGTTGCAGCTCAGCCTGTTGAGAATCTTTTTCAGCTTCGGCTTTCTTGATTCTTGTTTCTT
This sequence is a window from Enterococcus wangshanyuanii. Protein-coding genes within it:
- a CDS encoding flotillin family protein, which translates into the protein MELGLLGPIVLVVFILLMMLIVFVSKYQTAKPDEALIVSGSYLGSKNVHKDERGNKIKIVRGGGAFVLPVFQRSNRISLLSSKLDVSTPEVYTEQGVPVMCDGTSIIKIGSSVEEIATAAEQFLGKTREELENEAREVLEGHLRSILGSMTVEEIYQNRDKFSQSVQEVASVDLAKMGLIIVSFTIKEVRDKNGYLDSLGKPRIAQVKRDADIAEAEALKETRIKKAEAEKDSQQAELQRQTEIAEASKEKELKLATYKEAQDIAKAKADQAYNLETAKAQQEVVAQEMEIKVIERQKQIELEEKEIIRREKQYDSEVKKKADADRYAKEQEALAQKAREVAEAEAERFRVEALAEAEANQTRLAGQAEAESILARGAAEAEAKQKIADAFKEYGEAAVLSMVMEMLPQLMKEAAQPLSNIDKISVVDTGGGGENAGANRITNYATNLLAGTQETLKETTGLDVKELIENFSKKGTHSNVNFYSEDSSTEEN